One window of the Colletotrichum destructivum chromosome 4, complete sequence genome contains the following:
- a CDS encoding Putative acyl-CoA N-acyltransferase, acyltransferase MbtK/IucB-like domain-containing protein, whose protein sequence is MSAPISLSSVSSSESIVKLPHPYHTEYAVQRAFNHDTFAGKTAEGGLHFYRLVPLAPSKDTKQAALPERLHSENLYFTEPAGLKSSELPADSNNSAWARSRRSPSTVFSWDGKTAPTLAQAWLLVYVLFVLRPAEELVRLELRGAGAGNLSQQLRDVLLAIEHPTQDETQKPASTPELSTVVLLRSAFWQGAGSPFGPRPVWLPAESPASLERPLSSYPLTPLQHTMTAVPASDPANPNLYQQAWHPIRPAKPAPGATVYSRWIPHLRETFSMVALDYKNPEHLRLFHEWQNDPRVSQGWNETGTLDQHREYLRKIDEDPHQFAILAAWEDTFFAYFEVYWAKEDKLGGYYDAQDWDRGRHSLVGDVRFRGPHRVTAWWSSLIHFLFLDDPRTSWVVGEPKKTNDTVLMYDFMHGFGLDKFVDLPHKRSAFVRCSRERFFQLCPLGDNEKVVGGMRIQLVPKL, encoded by the exons ATGTCGGCACCaatctccctctcctccgtctcctctAGCGAGAGCATCGTCAAGCTCCCTCATCCGTACCACACCGAGTACGCGGTCCAACGCGCCTTCAACCACGACACCTTCGCcggcaagacggccgagggcggtcTTCACTTCTACCGCCTCGtccccctcgccccgtccAAGGACACAAAGCAGGCCGCCCTGCCTGAGCGTCTTCACAGCGAGAACCTCTACTTCACAGAACCCGCGGGCCTCAAGTCCAGCGAGCTCCCCGCCGACTCCAATAACAGCGCGTGGGCCCGTTCCCGCCGCTCCCCGAGCACCGTCTTCTCCTGGGACGGCAAGACCGCGCCGACGCTCGCCCAGGCATGGCTTCTCGTCtacgtcctcttcgtcctgcGCCCGGCGGAAGagctcgtccgcctcgagctccgcggcgccggcgccggcaatCTTAGCCAGCAGCTCCGCGACGTCCTGCTCGCCATCGAGCACCCGACCCAGGACGAGACGCAGAAGCCCGCCTCCACGCCCGAGCTGTCTACCGTCGTCCTGCTCCGCTCCGCCTTCTGGCAGGGTGCCGGCTCCCCCTTCGGCCCCCGCCCCGTCTGGCTTCCCGCTGAGTCCCCCGCCAGCCTCGAGCGCCCTCTGTCCTCGTACCCCCTCACGCCGCTGCAGCACACCATGACCGCCGTCCCGGCCTCGGACCCGGCAAACCCCAACCTCTACCAGCAGGCCTGGCACCCGATCCGGCCGGCCAAGCCCGCGCCCGGCGCCACCGTCTACAGCCGCTGGATCCCGCACCTGCGCGAGACCTTCTCCATGGTCGCGCTCGACTACAAGAACCCGGAGCACCTGCGCCTCTTCCACGAGTGGCAGAACGACCCGCGCGTGTCGCAGGGGTGGAACGAGACGGGCACGCTCGACCAGCACCGCGAGTACCTGCGCAAGATCGACGAGGACCCGCACCAGTTCGCCATTCTCGCCGCCTGGGAGGACACCTTCTTTGCCTACTTTGAGGTCTACTGGGCCAAG GAGGACAAGCTGGGCGGCTACTACGACGCGCAGGACTGGGACCGCGGGCGCCACTCGCTCGTGGGCGACGTGCGCTTCCGCGGCCCGCACCGCGTGACGGCATGGTGGTCCTCGCTGATAcacttcctcttcctcgacgacccgcgCACGAGCtgggtcgtcggcgagcccaagaagaccaaCGACACGGTCCTCATGTACGACTTCATGcacggcttcggcctcgacaagtTCGTCGACCTGCCGCACAAGCGCAGCGCCTTTGTGCGGTGCTCGCGCGAGCGCTTCTTCCAGCTGTGCCCGCTCGGCGACAACGAAaaggtcgtcggcggcatgcGCATCCAGCTGGTGCCCAAGCTGTGA
- a CDS encoding Putative FAD/NAD(P)-binding domain, FAD/NAD(P)-binding domain superfamily, protein MAWWIQIVPRPAVSAAVRLILRATPRLNLPLSSPSPSPSLSSASASASVAPFLRGEPGSLLLGGFGGIHRATLASPSTPRPEQLRSDTGPPFGFRWALSLCLLLTAQLFPSATASSHLLSASTCLPLSASSLAESISFNQSSPLFSPSLDLNSSCPQNILAQTDKMGSLPGAIPPVRVFIVGTSYGGVSAALNLLDLSSGKPPRLAHTPYEHHPDFKNIPIDITIADERDGYFHIIGTPLAFADSKYAAKSWVKFDDIPSLQRPNVRFVQGSVSKVDPATKTATVLDHVTKQPRNYSYDFLIAASGLRRVFPVVPQSLTRKQFLLEAEEQIRSVKNAPDGVVVVGGGAVGIEMAAELKLSEPSTKVTLVHSRDKLLSSEDLPDECKDKALELTREAGVEVLMSHRVKETRELDTPAENGRARYEIEFTNGTKLVASQVIMAISRSVPSTDYFPAAAKDEQGFVKVHPNLVLSGDVPNARDHLAVGDIALWSGIKRCGSAMHMGHYAAINAHQLMLAKLTGHAHKPTFSELGHVEPMIGLAIGKKAVASGPLVGTTWGEDVMHAYFKDDLGFDNCWNHMKMGQAPES, encoded by the exons ATGGCCTGGTGGATCCAGATTGTCCCCCGTCCTGCCGTCTCGGCTGCAGTGCGTCTCATTCTCCGAGCCACCCCTCGGCTCAACTTgcccttgtcgtcgccctcgccctcgccctcgctctcatctgcctctgcctctgcttctGTTGCCCCGTTCTTGAGAGGTGAGCCTGGATCCCTGTTGTTGGGAGGATTCGGTGGGATTCATCGGGCAACTTTAGCCAGTCCCTCAACCCCTCGTCCAGAGCAACTCCGTTCCGATACAGGCCCTCCGTTCGGCTTCCGGTGGGCTCTGTCTTTATGTCTACTATTGACCGCGCAACTGTTCCCGTCTGCAACTGCTTCTTCACACCTCTTGTCCGCATCTACTTGCCTTCCCCTCTCCGCCTCGTCACTAGCAGAGTCTATCAGCTTCAACCagtcctctcccctcttctcACCCTCCTTGGACTTGAACTCTTCCTGCCCCCAGAATATTTTGGCACAGACAGACAAGATGGGCTCTCTTCCTGGTGCTATCCCGCCCGTCAGGGTTTTCATCGTCGGAACCTCGTACGGCGGCGTTTCTGCGGCATTGAACCTGCTCGACCTGAGCAGCGGCAAGCCCCCTCGTCTCGCCCACACGCCCTACGAGCACCACCCGGACTTCAAGAATATCCCCAtcgacatcaccatcgccgacgagcgtGATGGCTACT TCCATATCATTGGCACGCCgctcgccttcgccgactCCAAATACGCAGCAAAGTCTTGGGTCAAATTCGACGACATCCCCTCGCTTCAGCGGCCCAACGTGCGCTTCGTCCAGGGCTCTGTCTCCAAGGTCGACCCAGCCACCAAGACGGCTACTGTCCTTGACCACGTCACCAAGCAACCCCGGAACTACTCCTACGACTTCCTCATTGCAGCCTCGGGCCTGCGTCGCGTCTTCCCCGTCGTGCCTCAGTCCTTGACGCGCAAGCAgttcctcctcgaggccgaggaacaGATTCGCTCTGTCAAGAACGCCCctgacggcgtcgtcgttgtgggcggcggcgccgtcggcatcgagatggccgccgagctcaagCTCTCCGAGCCCTCGACAAAGGTCACCCTCGTCCACTCCCGCGACAAGCTTCTCTCCTCGGAGGACCTGCCGGACGAGTGCAAGGACAAGGCGCTCGAGCTCACGCGTGAGGCCGGTGTCGAGGTGCTCATGAGCCATCGCGTCAAGGAGACGCGTGAGCTCGACACTCCTGCCGAGAACGGCCGCGCGCGCTACGAGATTGAGTTCACAAACGGCACCAAGCTGGTGGCGTCCCAGGTCATCATGGCCATTTCCCGCAGCGTCCCCTCGACCGACTACTTCcccgcggcggccaaggacgagCAAGGGTTCGTCAAGGTGCACCCGAACCTGGTGCTGTCGGGCGACGTGCCCAACGCCCGGGACCACTTGGCCGTTGGCGACATCGCGCTCTGGTCGGGCATCAAGCGCTGTGGCTCCGCGATGCACATGGGCCACTACGCAGCCATCAACGCGCACCAGCTCATGCTGGCCAAGCTGACGGGCCATGCCCACAAGCCCACCTTCTCGGAGCTCGGTCACGTCGAGCCCATGATCGGGCTGGCCATCggcaagaaggccgtcgccaGCGGGCCCCTGGTGGGTACCACATGGGGCGAGGATGTCATGCACGCCTACTTCAAGGACGACCTCGGCTTTGACA ACTGCTGGAACCACATGAAGATGGGACAGGCTCCCGAATCTTGA
- a CDS encoding Putative Type 1 protein exporter, which translates to MSGRFIMPDQDLRVAPAEQVAHNVSTLPEQQQQQTPENVTPKRFQAVFSFFQLLFYADPTWIDVTLFVVGSITAAAAGVPFPLMGILFGQLIDDMNGATCSEGVGDADAYQAAVNEKVLKLVYISIGSFALIYCYTTCWSVLSQRLAQRFREKYFQSLLRQDVGFFESRQAGEVSSRLNSDIQTIQTGTSEKVGIFIATISFFITAYVIGFIKYAPLAGMLVSLIPAYLIASIVCGGYVQKWTGTMSDGMAKASSIASEALSHVAVVQAFGAGPRLEAKFSSHVMVAQKEGIKKAVAAASQAGLLYFIAYSANALAYWQGSKAIAASVAGTGNGTSVGDIYTVVFLIVDACIMLGTIAPLLPLFGSAAAAFLKLRADIDLQSSIDSVTDEGEKLPSTITGEVELRGVTFAYPSRADTDVLKNVSIMCPGGKYTAIVGLSGSGKSTIAGLATRIYDPKAGAVLIDGHDVRTLNVRNVRSYISLVQQEPSLLDRSVLENIALGLVNSPREEHQGLKGALYGPKLGQLAEDLMSGADLNTAAQAYGPEVVEIVRLVQHATELADATIFIDRLKHGFGTSVGSGGKLVSGGQRQRVALARALIRDPKILILDEATAALDSASEYRIQKAVENVSKGRTLISIAHRLSTIKNADNIIVMNAGDIVEQGTHADLVARNGAYANLVNLQNIHGVEEDEAPSRTSTAVESSAASINIEKHGVDPTDLANAIETGAGEKELEKPKKDKKDKKKSAAEELQAGGLDTDKSTWWITKRIGVMVRPHLLWLLLAVAAAFIVGCTYSASGTIFGHAIGVASPCNEPSFISSRGAFFAGLFFMLACVELVANLASWSAFGYLAEKLLYAIRVRSFRSLFRQELEWHQSENRNPSTLLSVITKDAAAIGGFSGSIMGTIFAVVVNLIVAIIYSHFLAWRIAIVCLVIIPILLGSGIMQIRVLSRFEEKHAGAYAEAVGITVESVNSIKTVATLSLEHEVLGQYKRALEGPKKEIISASAIANIWLAIANSTGNVIYAFAYWWGSKQIIEGRATQTEFLIILVAMLVGAQLWGQMFSLAPEVTRARMAASRIFSLLDLDKSEVSNENDPSSRSREKDVEALADPGPRPSPGRGGVSVAFKGVSFSYPARPEVQILDNMSFTIQPGQFCGLVGPSGAGKSTVMAIVQRMYTPSAGTIEVDGVDISNFSTTSFRDDIAVVPQDSALFDGSVRFNVGLGARPGQDATDAEIEEACRLANIHDVVAALPEGYDTECGPNGSQLSGGQRQRIAIARALVRRPRLLLLDESTSALDAESERALQDGLERAARGITVIAIAHRLHTVRKADVIFVVEAGGVAAKGRHEELMEKSESYRLNAMQQMLGH; encoded by the exons ATGTCAGGTCGCTTCATTATGCCCGACCAAGACTTGAGAGTGGCTCCGGCCGAGCAGGTTGCCCATAATGTTTCGACGTTGCCagagcaacaacagcaacagaCGCCAGAAAATGTAACTCCCAAG CGCTTCCAGGCCGTCTTCAGCTTTTTCCAGCTCCTGTTCTACGCCGACCCAACATGGATCGACGTCACGCTCTTTGTCGTGGGCAGCATCACCGCCGCGGCTGCCGGCGTGCCCTTCCCCTTGATGGGAATCCTCTTTGGTCAGCTCATTGACGATATGAACGGCGCAACGTGCTCCGAGGGCGTCGGGGATGCGGACGCCTACCAAGCCGCGGTTAACGAAAAGGTCCTTAAGCTCGTGTACATCAGCATCGGCAGCTTCGCCTTGATATACTGCTACACCACCTGCTGGAGCGTGCTGAGCCAGAGGCTCGCCCAGCGGTTCCGGGAGAAATACTTCCAGAGCCTGCTGAGACAGGACGTTGGCTTCTTCGAGAGCAGACAAGCAGGCGAGGTGTCCTCGCGCCTGAATTCTGATATCCAGACTATCCAGACCGGAACGTCGGAGAAAGTCGGCATTTTCATCGCCACTATTTCGTTCTTCATCACGGCCTACGTCATTGGCTTCATCAAGTATGCCCCATTGGCAGGCATGCTGGTATCCCTTATCCCCGCGTACCTGATCGCGTCCATCGTCTGCGGTGGATATGTCCAGAAATGGACAGGGACCATGTCTGACGGCATGGCGAAGGCATCATCTATCGCATCCGAGGCTCTGTCCCACGTCGCAGTAGTTCAAGCCTTTGGTGCGGGGCCCCGCTTGGAAGCCAAATTCTCGTCTCATGTCATGGTAGCCCAGAAAGAGGGCATCAAGAAAGCCGTGGCTGCTGCGTCTCAGGCCGGACTGCTATACTTCATCGCCTACTCTGCGAATGCCCTCGCGTATTGGCAAGGCAGCAAAGCCATCGCGGCGTCGGTGGCCGGGACGGGCAATGGTACTTCGGTAGGCGACATCTACACGGTCGTGttcctcatcgtcgacg CTTGCATCATGTTGGGTACCATCGCACCCCTATTGCCCCTTTTCGGCTCGGCAGCCGCCGCATTTCTTAAGCTCCGCGCGGATATCGATTTGCAGTCCAGCATCGACTCCGTGACCGACGAGGGTGAGAAGCTACCATCCACCATTaccggcgaggtcgagctgcGTGGCGTGACCTTCGCCTACCCATCACGAGCCGACACGGATGTGCTTAAGAACGTATCTATCATGTGCCCTGGTGGAAAGTACACTGCCATCGTCGGTCTCTCGGGAAGCGGCAAATCAACTATTGCCGGTCTGGCCACGAGAATCTACGACCCCAAAGCGGGCGCAGTGCTTATCGACGGTCATGATGTTCGCACACTGAACGTGAGGAATGTGCGCAGTTACATCAGTCTCGTCCAGCAAGAACCAtccctcctcgaccgttCCGTGCTAGAAAATATCGCCCTCGGTCTCGTGAACTCACCAAGAGAGGAACACCAGGGGCTTAAGGGGGCGCTCTACGGACCCAaactcggccagcttgcTGAGGACCTAATGAGCGGCGCAGACCTCAACACCGCGGCCCAGGCATACGGACCAGAAGTGGTAGAGATTGTCAGGCTTGTGCAGCATGCGACCGAGTTGGCAGATGCAACCATCTTCATAGATCGTCTCAAGCACGGGTTTGGAACgtccgtcggcagcggcggcaagctcgtcAGCGGCGGTCAGAGACAGCGTGTGGCTCTGGCGCGAGCTCTCATCCGCGACCCAAAGATTCTTATTCTTGACGAGGCCACAGCGGCGCTGGACTCTGCCAGCGAATACCGAATTCAGAAGGCCGTTGAGAACGTCTCCAAGGGCAGGACGTTGATTTCCATCGCTCACCGGCTCTCCACGATCAAGAACGCAGATAACATCATTGTAATGAACGCCGGAGACATCGTTGAGCAAGGAACCCACGCAGACTTGGTCGCACGCAACGGGGCATACGCAAACCTCGTCAACTTACAAAACATCCACGgggttgaagaagacgaggctCCATCCCgcaccagcaccgccgtTGAATCATCGGCTGCCTCGATCAACATTGAGAAACACGGCGTCGATCCCACGGACCTCGCCAATGCCATCGAAACAGGAGCGGGAGAAAAGGAGCTCGAGAAAcccaagaaggacaagaaggacaagaagaaatCCGCTGCGGAAGAACTTCAggctggcggcctcgacactGACAAGTCGACCTGGTGGATCACAAAGCGAATCGGCGTCATGGTCCGCCCCCATCTTCTTTGGCTCCTCCTggctgtcgccgccgctttCATCGTCGGCTGCACCTACAGCGCGTCCGGCACCATTTTCGGCcacgccatcggcgtcgcgAGCCCCTGCAACGAGCCAAGCTTTATCTCGAGTAGGGgggccttcttcgccggcctgTTCTTCATGCTCGCCtgcgtcgagctcgtcgcgaACCTGGCCAGCTGGTCCGCCTTTGGCTACCTCGCCGAAAAGCTGCTGTACGCCATCCGCGTACGCTCGTTCCGCTCCCTCTTTCGCCAGGAGCTCGAGTGGCACCAGTCCGAGAACCGCAACCCCTCGACGCTCCTGTCAGTCATTACCAAGGATGCTGCAGCCATTGGTGGTTTTAGCGGCTCCATCATGGGCACGATATTCGCCGTTGTCGTTAATCTCATCGTGGCCATCATCTACTCCCACTTCCTGGCCTGGCGAATCGCTATCGTGTGTCTTGTCATCATCCCTATCCTCCTCGGTTCCGGCATTATGCAGATCAGGGTACTCTCAAGGTTTGAGGAGAAGCACGCGGGGGCATATGCTGAAGCCGTGGGCATTACCGTGGAGTCCGTCAACTCCATCAAGACCGTCGCCACTCTTTCTCTGGAAcacgaggtcctcggccagTACAAACGGGCCCTCGAAGGGCCAAAGAAGGAAATCATCTCAGCCAGCGCCATCGCCAATATCTGGCTTGCCATCGCCAACAGCACGGGCAACGTCATCTACGCCTTCGCGTACTGGTGGGGCTCGAAGCAGATTATTGAGGGCCGCGCAACGCAGACCGAgttcctcatcatcctcgtcgcaATGCTCGTCGGCGCTCAGCTCTGGGGCCAGATGTTCAGTCTGGCGCCTGAGGTGACACGCGCCCGCATGGCGGCGTCCCGGATCTTCagtctcctcgacctcgacaagtCCGAGGTCAGCAATGAGAATGATCCGTCTTCCAGGAGCAGGGAaaaggacgtcgaggccctcgccgatcCTGGGCCACGCCCATCCccgggccgaggcggcgtgTCCGTCGCTTTCAAGGGCGTTTCCTTCTCGTACCCCGCTCGGCCCGAGGTCCAGATTCTCGACAATATGTCCTTCACGATCCAACCGGGCCAGTTCTGCGGACTGGTCGGGCCATCAGGTGCCGGAAAATCCACCGTCATGGCCATCGTCCAACGCATGTACACGCCCAGCGCCGGCACaatcgaggtcgacggcgtcgacatctCCAATTTCTCCACCACCAGCTTCCGCGACGATATTGCCGTCGTCCCGCAAGACAGTGCCCTCTTTGATGGCAGCGTGCGTTTCAACGTTGGTCTCGGTGCGCGCCCTGGACAGGACGCGACGGACGCCGAGATTGAGGAGGCTTGCCGCCTCGCCAATATCCatgacgtcgtcgccgccctcccagAGGGCTACGACACAGAATGCGGACCCAACGGGTCGCAGCTTTCCGGAGGACAGCGCCAACGCATCGCTATTGCAAGGGCACTTGTAAGGCGGCCGCGGCTGCTACTACTGGACGAGAGCACGAgcgcccttgacgccgagagcgagagggcgCTGCAGGACGGGCTGGAGCGTGCGGCCCGCGGCATCACGGTTATCGCCATCGCCCACAGGCTACACACGGTGCGCAAGGCGGACGTTATCtttgtcgtcgaggcgggcggcgtcgccgccaagggccGCCACGAGGAGCTCAtggagaagagcgagagCTATCGCCTCAACGCGATGCAGCAGATGCTCGGTCACTGA
- a CDS encoding Putative autophagy protein Atg8 ubiquitin, which yields MRSKFKDEHPFEKRKAEAERIRQKYSDRIPVICEKVEKSDIATIDKKKYLVPADLTVGQFVYVIRKRIKLSPEKAIFIFVDEVLPPTAALMSSIYEEHKDEDGFLYITYSGENTFGGFETT from the exons ATGCGATCCAAGTTCAAGGACGAGCACCCCTTCGAGAAGCGAAAGGCTGAGGCTGAGCGCATCCGCCAGAAGTACTCTGACCGTATCCCC GTTATCTGCGAGAAGGTCGAGAAGTCTGATATCGCTACtatcgacaagaagaagtaCCTCGTCCCCGCCGACTTGACGGTCGGTCAGTTCGTCTACGTCATCCGCAAGCGCATCAAGCTCTCTCCGGAGAaggccatcttcatcttcgtcgaTGAGGTGCTGCCGCCCACTGCTGCTCTGATGAGCAGCATCTATGAGGAGcacaaggacgaggacgg TTTCCTCTACATCACCTACTCCGGCGAGAACACCTTTGGCGGCTTCGAAACGACTTAA
- a CDS encoding Putative coproporphyrinogen III oxidase, aerobic, translating into MASTRHAQRLLAQLSSSRTTFAFANQQQLQLGRRLVSSSAKSQFKGQSSGASFNRFLIGAIGLAAAAPFAYKMAVQEPFQLDPPTLAERDALTKREADITVDSPMRLRMEKFIKEQQQIIVKELEKVDGGKFRKDEWSRKEGGGGITCVLQDGNVFEKGGVGVSVVYGTLPKPAIAKMRVNHKNLDDNVDSLPFFAAGLSMVLHPKNPMAPTVHLNYRYFETSNPDGTAQAWWFGGGSDLTPSYLFDEDAVHFHKTLKETCDAHDKSYYPRFKKWCDEYFYNKHRGECRGIGGIFFDDLDETEKDRENTFAFIQDCLKSFLPGYIPILEKRKDMPFNEAEKEWQQIRRGKYVEFNLVHDRGTAFGLNTPGSRVESILMSLPLTASWKYMHEPEPKSREQRLVDVLKAPKEWV; encoded by the exons ATGGCTTCTACACGGCACGCGCAAAGATTGCTTGCACAGCTTAGCAGCTCCCGTACCACATTCGCCTTCGCCAACCAACAGCAGCTTCAATTAGGCCGCAGACTCGTCTCATCCTCCGCAAAGTCCCAGTTCAAGGGTCAATCATCCGGCGCATCATTCAACCGCTTTCTTATTGGAGCAATTGGCCTTGCCGCTGCAGCGCCCTTCGCCTACAAGATG GCCGTCCAGGAGCCCTTTCAACTCGATCCGCCGACTTTGGCCGAGCGCGATGCCTTGACCAAGCGGGAGGCCGACATCACCGTCGACTCGCCCATGCGCCTGCGCATGGAGAAGTTCatcaaggagcagcagcagattATCGTCAAAGAGCTCGAGAAGGTCGACGGGGGAAAGTTCCGCAAGGACGAATGGAGTCGcaaggagggcggcggcggcatcacctGCGTGCTCCAGGACGGCAATGTCTTCGAGAAGGGTGGTGTCGGCGTGTCCGTCGTATACGGCACCCTCCCCAagcccgccatcgccaagatGCGCGTGAACCACAAGAACCTTGACGATAACGTCGACTCActgcccttcttcgccgccggcctcaGCATGGTCCTGCACCCCAAAAACCCCATGGCCCCAACCGTCCACCTAAACTATCGCTACTTCGAGACATCGAACCCCGACGGCACCGCCCAGGCCTGGtggttcggcggcggcagcgacctGACTCCCTCCTACCTTtttgacgaggacgccgtgcACTTCCACAAGACGCTCAAGGAGACGTGCGATGCACATGACAAGAGCTACTACCCGCGCTTCAAGAAGTGGTGCGACGAGTATTTCTATAACAAGCACCGTGGCGAGTGccgcggcatcggcggcatcttcTTTGATGACCTCGACGAAACCGAGAAGGACCGCGAAAACACCTTCGCCTTTATCCAGGACTGCCTTAAGTCCTTCCTGCCGGGCTACATTCCCATTCTTGAGAAGCGCAAGGACATGCCTTTCAatgaggccgagaaggagtGGCAGCAAATCCGCCGCGGGAAGTATGTTGAGTTCAACTTGGTCCACGATCGTGGCACCGCCTTCGGCCTCAACACTCCCGGCTCGCGAGTCGAGAGCATCCTGATGAGCTTGCCTTTGACGGCAAGCTGGAAATACATGCACGAACCTGAGCCCAAGAGCCGTGAGCAGCGTCTCGTAGATGTGCTCAAGGCGCCTAAGGAATGGGTGTAA
- a CDS encoding Putative 26S Proteasome non-ATPase regulatory subunit 7/8, MPN domain-containing protein gives MPATTAETLSLVQRNVSVAPLVLLSVVDHYNRAVVKGSKRRVVGVLLGSNDGNNVRVSNSFAVPFEEDDKDPSVWFLDHNYVEGMNDMFKKVNAREKLIGWYHSGPKLRASDLEINELFKRYNPNPLLVIIDVQPKEAGVPTDAYFAVEEIKDDGTTTSRTFVHTPSIIEAEEAEEIGVEHLLRDIRDVAVGTLSTRITNQLQSLQGLHLRLRDIGAYLQKVLEGQLPVNHAILGNLQDVFNLLPNLSTPKGDGKSSGGELSHAMSIKTNDQLMAIYLSSLIRAITAFHDLIENKIQNRQQAEEKEAKKDEVNGKDEKKDEKANGVNGESKETSDKDKEAKEKKK, from the exons ATGCCTGCCACCACTGCAGAGACCCTGTCTCTCGTTCAGCGGAATGTCTCCGTTGCCCCTCTCGTGCTTCTTTCCGTTGTCGACCACTACAACCGCGCAGTAGTCAAGGGATCGAAACGTAGAGTGGTGGGTGTTCTTCTGGGTTCAAATGATGGCAACAACGTCCGCGTATCGAACAGTTTTGCAG TGCCCTTCGAGGAAGATGACAAGGACCCGTCAGTGTGGTTCTTGGACCACAACTATGTCGAGGGAATGAACGACATGTTTAAGAAGGTCAACGCAAGGGAAAAGCTGATCGGCTGGTACCACTCTGGCCCCAAGCTGAGGGCGTCCGACCTCGAGATCAACGAGCTGTTCAAGCGCTACAACCCCAACCCTCTCCTAGTCATTATTGATGTCCAGCCGAAGGAGGCTGGCGTGCCGACGGACGCATACTTCGCTGTGGAGGAGATCAAGGAT GACGGCACTACCACGTCACGAACCTTCGTCCACACCCCGTCgatcatcgaggccgaggaagcagaggagATTGGTGTCGAGCACCTTCTCCGCGACATCCGCGATGTTGCAGTCGGAACTCTCTCGACGAGAATAACAAACCAGCTCCAATCCCTTCAAGGATTGCATCTCCGCCTCCGCGATATTGGCGCATACCTCCAGAAGGTTCTTGAGGGCCAGCTCCCCGTCAACCACGCTATCCTCGGCAACCTTCAAGACGTGTTCAACCTCTTGCCTAATCTGTCGACGCCAAAGGGTGACGGAAAGtcgagcggcggcgagctgtcTCATGCCATGAGTATTAAGACCAACGACCAGCTCATGGCTATCTACCTTAGCAGTCTGATCCGCGCCATCACAGCCTTCCACGACCTTATTGAAAACAAGATCCAGAACCGGCAGCAGGCtgaagagaaggaggccaagaaggacgaggtgAACGgaaaggacgagaagaaggatgagAAGGCTAATGGTGTTAACGGCGAGAGCAAGGAGACCTccgacaaggacaaggaggccaaggagaagaagaaataG